The region CGACCTGATGACGAATTAAAGTATTCAAGCCCACAGCCGCAATTGATCCAAATAATAGACACATTATCCCCCCCATGACAGGGACTGGCATGGTTTGCATAATCGCGCCTAATTTACCGATAAAAGCGAGAATGATCGCGATAACGGCTGCCCATGTCATGATCACAGGATTGAAGCTTTTGGTTAATGTTACCGCGCCAGTGACTTCTGAGTAAGTGGTATTGGGCGGACCACCAAAGCTAGCAGCGGCAATCGTAGCTAAACCGTCTCCTGCAATTGTGCGGTGTAAGCCAGGGTTTTTTAGATAATCTTTTCCGGTGACATTGGAAATAGCAAGAATATCTCCAATATGCTCAACTGCAGGGGCTATTGCGACTGGGATCATAAAGGCGATGGCATGCCAATGAAATTCAGGGGCGATGAAATTTGGGATAGCAATCCAACTTGCGGTAATGACTGATGTGAAGTCTATTATGCCAAATAATAAGCTCATCATATAGCCGACGAGTATACCCGCTAAAATAGGCATTAGTTTCAATAAACCTTTACCAAAAGTTGCCATGATGACAGTGCTTAGTAGCGCAGAGAGAGAAATGATAAGGGCCGTGTTCTGATCGACTAATATGATTGACCCATCACCACTTTTACCTAAGGCCATATTGACAGCAACTGGGGCAAGTCCTAGCCCAATAACGATAATAACAGGGGCAACGACAACTGGCGGCAGTAAACGTTTAATAAACCCATCGCCTTTGATTTTTATCAAGCTTGCCAAGATTAAATAAACACCTCCAGCAGCCATTAAACCTCCCATCGTCGAGGGGATCCCCCATGTTTGTACGCCATACATAATAGGAGCGATAAAGGCGAACGATGAGGCGAGGAAAATAGGAATTTGACGCCGAGTGATGAGTTGGAATAGCAGTGTGCCTAAACCTGCGGTAAATAAGGCGACATTAGTATCTAGTCCTGTTAGCAATGGCATTAATACGAGTGCGCCAAAAGCAACGAAGAGCATTTGAATTCCCTGAAGTGCAAGTGAAATATTTTTCATTATTATTCTCTTTACGTAAAACAAACATTCTCATTCTAATCGTATGTTTGCAGTTTCATTGTGTTGAATTTTACCTACTGATTTGTGAATGTCACGATGATTTTTAATAATCATAAAGTGAAATCAGATACGTAATTAAAGTTGTGGTACAATTTTATTATCTAAGCCTATAGAACAGTCCAAAATGCGTAAAACCTTATTTAGCGTCTTAATCTTATATCTTAGCGGTGTGTTTATTCAGATTAACACAGTGAATGCTGCTGAAGTCACTTTGTTGGATGAAAGCTTAGTGCCTGTCACAAGCCGCTCTGTCGCAGAGCGCAATAAGGCCATATCTGTGGCGTTACAGAATGTCGTATTAAAAAATTCTGGCTCTGAGACGGCACTGACTCATGCCAGCATCCAAGCTAAAATCAAATCTCCTCATTCTTTGATCAGGCAGTTTGGCTACGATGAGATTGATGGAAAACTATTTCTGAAGGTTAATTTTGATCATAAACGCATACTTGCACTTCTTCGGGCTGCTGAGTTGCCAGTGTGGGGTAAGCAGCGGCCTTTGACACTAATTTGGCTGGTGGAAGAAGGCAATGATGAGAGGCAAATTATTAATGATGCTTCATTGGTAGACAGTCGACAGTTTTTTACACAAGAAGCTGAAAGCAAAGGGGTCCCGCTTTTATTTCCTTTGATGGATCTCGACGATAATATGCAGATATCAGTGAATGATGTGAGAGGGATGTTTGTGGCTCAGGTGGATAAAGCTTCTGCGCGCTATCAAACCGATTATTTTGTGATGGCATCAATGAGTCCCAATGTTGATGGTGTTGAATTGAGTATGTCTTTATTCGTTAAAGGGTCTGATGAACAAAGCGGGATCCCTTTGGTGAGTAAACGGCAGATAGTGACGGATACGCGCGCAGCGGTCACAGAGATTATATCGAGTGTCAGTGATTATTATGTCAGTCGTTATGCCATTGCTGATAGCGGTGATAAACTTAATGCTTTGGTTAGCTTTGTCGATATAACAGAGATGAAACAACTTGTTGCAATTGAAAAGTACCTTAATCAACTGAGTGTGGTTAAGGAGGTTAGTGTGTCTCAATTACACAGTACCAATGTACAATATCATTTATCGTTATTTGGTACTCTTGATGATCTCCACCGGTTAATGGTGTTAGACCCTAGAGTAATACAGACGCAATCTGAATATCAAAGTGAGGATGATAGTAGTCACATTGATGACACTGACTCTGCTGAATTTAAAGAGCTTGAATATCACTGGCGCGGTTAGCCATTCAAATTTGTGAGGGCCCATGGTAAAATGGGTGTTTTAGTGCATTGGAATATAGAGAAATACTTGAGTGAAATCTAACTCACCGATACAGTTATCGTTACCTGTTCATCTTCCTGATGATGAAACATTTGACAGTTATTACCACGCTGCTGGAAATGACGAGTTAATTCAGAGTCTCCAAGCGTGTGCAGAAGGGCATTCTGAACGTACCGTTTTTTTATGGGGGCCGATTAAATCTGGCAGAACTCATCTTATGCATGCGGCATGCGCGCATGCAAATGATCTACAACGAAGCAGTTTCTACCTCCCACTGGGCATACATGCCAGTATTTCTACCGCATTACTGGAAGGACTAGAAAACGTAGATCTTGTTTGTATTGATGATGTTGATGCTATTGCAGGTCATCCGCTTTGGGAAGAGGCTATATTTGATCTTTATAATCGAGTGGCTGAACATAAAAACTGCTCCTTGATTGTCAGTGCAAGTGTCTCACCTACCGATCCTAGTTTTGCATTACCCGATCTTGTTTCTCGTATGCAGTGGGGCTTAAATTATCAGTTACAACCTATGGCTGATGATGAAAAATTGGCCGCATTACAACGTCGAGCTGCCATGAGAGGCTTGCAGCTTCCTGAAGATGCTGGGCGTTTCCTTCTTAATCGTTTAGCAAGAGATTTACGCACGCTTTTTGATGTCTTAGATATGCTAGATAAAGCCTCTTTAGTTCATCAGCGTAAGTTAACTATTCCTTTTGTAAAAAAAATGCTTAAAATTTAATTTTCCATAATATAAGCAAACACGGTTGTAGGTCTCTCCCGTGTTTTTAGCTTCATTGTTTCTGTTGTTTATGCCTGTCTCCACTGAACCTGAATTGAGGTAAATTCACAGCAGTGTCTTTTTGAGGTATGTTGTTTTTATTAACAGAGGTTAACGATGAAATTGATAGGTTTTCAGACCAAGAATTACCTTGCTTCATGCTAATAGGCTTCGGGAGAGAGCTGATTAAGTCAGTCCCATTGAGGTTGGGGAAAATATTATCAATGACAAATGCTGCTTTGTCTTGCAGTGAATTTTGGCTAATACGTCCGCGTTGGCCCCAGTCAACGATAATCGTGTCAGCGCTTGGATTTTCAGGGCGATCTGTCACCCCAATGTCACGTACAATGCCATATCTGTAACTCATCATTGCTTCTTCAAATAGCATGGCCATGTCTTCTCGAGAACTTGAGTATGCATAATAGTCGTTTGTGACATCGTTTGAAAAAAAATGGGTGATATCACTGGCTAAGTAATTTTTTTGCACTGATGTTGCCGCTAATCCTTTAAAACTGACGGTTGCTAAACTGAGCATCTCATGGCTTAAAATAGGAAATTGAGCCGTCATTTGATCTGAAATAAGTTCACTTGTATCGACTCTTCGTTGATAGTGATCCTGTAGAGTTTGATTGTCCATGTTTAAATCTGCGTAAAACGTACTGGGGAAAAAATCATTAGCATGTGCTAATTCGTGGTAGAGCAGAGCAGAAAAATCAGGAAACATCTCCGCTAAAGTACGGTTAGTTCTGGTCGAGCGTGGGGCAGTGTAGGTGACATTCACATTATCTTTGACGTATCGCCAAGGCATAATAAAGTCTAATTCATGACTGAAATCACTTCGAAAATCAGCAGCTTCATTGATACTATCTCGTTCTTCAGCTAATAGCCAAAGATC is a window of Shewanella sp. VB17 DNA encoding:
- a CDS encoding DUF2066 domain-containing protein — translated: MRKTLFSVLILYLSGVFIQINTVNAAEVTLLDESLVPVTSRSVAERNKAISVALQNVVLKNSGSETALTHASIQAKIKSPHSLIRQFGYDEIDGKLFLKVNFDHKRILALLRAAELPVWGKQRPLTLIWLVEEGNDERQIINDASLVDSRQFFTQEAESKGVPLLFPLMDLDDNMQISVNDVRGMFVAQVDKASARYQTDYFVMASMSPNVDGVELSMSLFVKGSDEQSGIPLVSKRQIVTDTRAAVTEIISSVSDYYVSRYAIADSGDKLNALVSFVDITEMKQLVAIEKYLNQLSVVKEVSVSQLHSTNVQYHLSLFGTLDDLHRLMVLDPRVIQTQSEYQSEDDSSHIDDTDSAEFKELEYHWRG
- a CDS encoding uracil-xanthine permease family protein, producing MKNISLALQGIQMLFVAFGALVLMPLLTGLDTNVALFTAGLGTLLFQLITRRQIPIFLASSFAFIAPIMYGVQTWGIPSTMGGLMAAGGVYLILASLIKIKGDGFIKRLLPPVVVAPVIIVIGLGLAPVAVNMALGKSGDGSIILVDQNTALIISLSALLSTVIMATFGKGLLKLMPILAGILVGYMMSLLFGIIDFTSVITASWIAIPNFIAPEFHWHAIAFMIPVAIAPAVEHIGDILAISNVTGKDYLKNPGLHRTIAGDGLATIAAASFGGPPNTTYSEVTGAVTLTKSFNPVIMTWAAVIAIILAFIGKLGAIMQTMPVPVMGGIMCLLFGSIAAVGLNTLIRHQVDLTEPRNLCIVGITLVFGIGGMAFGIGSFSLSGISLCGILAIIMNLLLPMPKETP
- the hda gene encoding DnaA inactivator Hda produces the protein MKSNSPIQLSLPVHLPDDETFDSYYHAAGNDELIQSLQACAEGHSERTVFLWGPIKSGRTHLMHAACAHANDLQRSSFYLPLGIHASISTALLEGLENVDLVCIDDVDAIAGHPLWEEAIFDLYNRVAEHKNCSLIVSASVSPTDPSFALPDLVSRMQWGLNYQLQPMADDEKLAALQRRAAMRGLQLPEDAGRFLLNRLARDLRTLFDVLDMLDKASLVHQRKLTIPFVKKMLKI